In Paenibacillus sp. JQZ6Y-1, the following proteins share a genomic window:
- a CDS encoding helix-turn-helix domain-containing protein, with protein MLKERIQYLCDKKQMSRKELTDGLVTQAHFSNILAGRYPLPDDLAEAIAQRLGVETEYIAQTDNTEQPILEQAERILNMLTAQASSITEQSVNELPDRHPALTIELTTALMKATYYQQFNDQDAYHYLHQSYLNIYLEQFGRPDTLHLPAPLQQALLFYKIQNFRALGQYYDVLHQLDIWLPLLEQGSELWLTAQHIRVEAYIHTRQLEQAKHSFEKITLHIYEQRMFYRLSGLYVLYSGYCYSMEWTQEALTALAMAEAHLVHAQHQSDMLSTIMNNRIVILTRSGELSQAEQELVRFRSMVQMQPEDIQQQWEPMLLIYDCEIAWSRKEWSKLVNLLDRLRAYMLTTDQQMALLFYESQLSLSMGENESFVEQALQCLPYFEQMRQQDRLGVLYEGLATGAEEQRRYKDAALYYRKLVYLLRHA; from the coding sequence ATGTTAAAGGAACGAATACAATACCTCTGCGACAAGAAGCAGATGTCCCGCAAAGAGCTGACCGACGGATTGGTGACACAGGCGCACTTTTCTAATATCCTCGCTGGTCGCTATCCATTGCCTGATGATCTGGCGGAAGCCATCGCTCAGCGGCTTGGCGTGGAGACGGAATATATTGCACAGACCGACAATACCGAGCAGCCGATTCTAGAACAAGCCGAGCGGATTTTGAATATGCTGACAGCGCAGGCATCGTCCATTACCGAGCAGAGTGTAAACGAGCTACCGGATCGACATCCTGCGCTAACGATTGAGCTAACGACCGCGCTAATGAAGGCGACTTACTATCAGCAGTTCAATGATCAGGATGCGTATCATTATCTACATCAGTCGTATTTGAACATTTATCTGGAGCAGTTTGGGCGTCCCGATACGCTCCATTTGCCAGCACCGCTTCAGCAAGCGCTTCTCTTTTATAAAATCCAGAATTTTCGCGCGCTAGGTCAATATTATGATGTGTTGCATCAATTGGACATATGGCTACCGTTATTGGAACAGGGAAGCGAATTGTGGTTGACCGCGCAGCACATTCGTGTGGAAGCATATATACATACTCGGCAATTGGAGCAAGCCAAACATTCTTTTGAAAAGATTACATTACACATCTATGAACAACGCATGTTCTATCGTTTATCCGGTTTATATGTGCTGTATAGCGGCTATTGCTATTCCATGGAATGGACGCAGGAGGCATTGACCGCACTGGCAATGGCGGAGGCACATCTCGTGCATGCGCAGCACCAGAGTGATATGCTGAGTACGATCATGAACAATCGCATCGTGATACTGACCCGTAGTGGAGAGCTGTCGCAGGCAGAGCAGGAGCTGGTTCGCTTTCGGAGTATGGTGCAGATGCAGCCGGAAGACATTCAACAGCAGTGGGAGCCGATGCTGCTCATCTATGATTGCGAAATCGCTTGGAGTCGCAAGGAATGGAGCAAGCTGGTGAATCTGCTAGATCGGCTGCGCGCCTACATGTTGACGACGGATCAGCAGATGGCGCTGCTCTTTTATGAAAGTCAGCTGTCGTTATCTATGGGGGAAAATGAGTCGTTTGTAGAACAGGCGCTGCAATGCTTGCCATATTTTGAACAGATGCGGCAGCAGGATCGTCTGGGCGTGCTATATGAAGGATTAGCTACAGGCGCGGAGGAACAGCGGCGGTACAAGGATGCAGCGCTGTATTATCGCAAGCTTGTGTATTTGCTGCGTCACGCTTGA
- the thiD gene encoding bifunctional hydroxymethylpyrimidine kinase/phosphomethylpyrimidine kinase — translation MRIYQALTIAGSDSGGGAGIQADLKTFQELGVYGMSVLTAVTAQNTAGVQGVYPVEREGVITQLHSIGDDLQPDAVKTGMLFSAEIIREVATAVRQYQWSKLIIDPVMVAKGGSVLLQQQAIQALIQELLPLAAVITPNVPEAELLTGNTIRTLSEREQAARQLVQMGARAAVIKGGHDTSTTQAVDVLFDGTHFHYVERPRVNTPHTHGTGCTYSAAMTAELAKGSGLLEAVQTAKAFVHAAIEDGLGIGSVHGPTNHFAYRKRGALR, via the coding sequence ATGCGTATATATCAGGCATTAACGATTGCTGGCTCGGATAGCGGCGGCGGGGCAGGGATTCAGGCAGATTTGAAAACCTTTCAAGAGCTAGGCGTGTATGGCATGTCCGTGCTGACTGCGGTGACCGCGCAAAATACTGCCGGTGTGCAGGGCGTATATCCCGTCGAGCGTGAGGGCGTGATTACTCAGCTGCATTCCATCGGGGATGATCTACAACCGGATGCGGTAAAGACCGGCATGCTGTTCAGCGCCGAGATTATTCGCGAAGTGGCAACAGCGGTACGACAGTATCAATGGAGCAAGCTGATCATTGACCCAGTCATGGTGGCAAAAGGCGGCTCGGTGCTGCTGCAACAACAGGCGATCCAAGCGCTGATTCAGGAGCTGTTGCCATTGGCAGCAGTTATTACGCCCAATGTACCCGAGGCGGAGCTATTGACCGGCAATACGATACGTACACTGAGCGAGCGTGAACAGGCGGCACGGCAGCTTGTACAGATGGGTGCTCGCGCCGCGGTGATCAAGGGCGGGCATGATACATCCACTACGCAGGCAGTGGATGTACTATTCGACGGCACACACTTCCATTATGTAGAGCGTCCGCGTGTGAACACTCCGCACACCCACGGAACCGGCTGCACCTATTCAGCAGCTATGACTGCCGAACTTGCCAAAGGCAGCGGATTACTGGAAGCCGTACAAACCGCCAAAGCCTTCGTACACGCAGCGATTGAAGACGGGCTTGGCATCGGCTCGGTACACGGACCAACCAATCATTTTGCTTATCGAAAAAGGGGTGCTTTGCGATGA
- the thiE gene encoding thiamine phosphate synthase, which produces MSQQPSSHEANDHLASPTGEPHAHRNITANDTPTQRDPVPSQSPTITPSYFGIAIPSTGTAARMDWIRERLPLYLVMGSMNCSQSPEHVLEQAIAGGITIFQYREKGTQALQGSAYVELARRLQKICRQHQVPFIVNDDLELALELDADGLHVGQDDDPAAWIRHRLGPDKIVGVSAHSLTEASRAIAAGADYLGIGPIYPTTSKDDAQPVRGTEVIQQLRRSGLNIPLVGIGGIHDQNAAPVLTDGADGVAVISAIAAANEPSTAARHLKKVIKEHLPS; this is translated from the coding sequence ATGAGTCAGCAACCATCTTCTCATGAAGCGAACGATCATCTCGCGTCGCCAACAGGCGAACCACATGCACATCGGAACATAACTGCCAATGATACGCCTACACAAAGGGATCCAGTACCAAGCCAATCGCCGACGATCACTCCCTCCTATTTTGGCATCGCTATCCCCTCCACAGGCACAGCAGCACGTATGGATTGGATACGTGAGCGTTTGCCGCTCTACCTTGTGATGGGCAGTATGAATTGCAGCCAATCGCCAGAGCATGTGTTGGAACAGGCAATTGCTGGCGGGATTACTATATTTCAATATCGGGAAAAGGGGACACAGGCGCTGCAAGGTTCGGCATATGTAGAGTTGGCACGACGCTTGCAGAAGATTTGCCGACAACATCAGGTGCCATTTATCGTGAATGACGATCTAGAGCTAGCGTTGGAGCTGGATGCGGATGGGCTGCATGTAGGGCAGGATGACGATCCTGCAGCATGGATTCGTCATCGTCTCGGTCCTGACAAAATCGTTGGCGTATCCGCTCATTCGCTCACCGAAGCTAGCCGTGCTATCGCTGCGGGAGCCGACTATCTTGGCATCGGTCCGATCTATCCAACCACATCCAAAGACGATGCGCAGCCAGTGCGCGGTACAGAAGTCATTCAGCAATTGCGTCGCTCTGGGTTGAATATCCCACTGGTCGGCATCGGTGGAATTCATGACCAGAATGCCGCGCCAGTACTGACGGACGGTGCAGATGGAGTAGCTGTTATCTCTGCTATTGCTGCGGCGAATGAACCGTCGACAGCAGCACGTCATTTGAAAAAAGTGATAAAGGAGCACTTGCCTTCCTGA